A region of Geobacillus sp. 46C-IIa DNA encodes the following proteins:
- a CDS encoding DUF5590 domain-containing protein produces the protein MKKWGWFALIVFSFLIWQAWSIYGEAMAPKRSMVEKALARAKEAAGLVDVKKVYTYYGEEACTVFIGRTKQGETDIVVWVPEKEGDIVVKRADSGISEAEARAILQRNRHPQQMIDATLGMEKGVPLWELTYIDAEGRYSFYYLHFADGAFLKRYSFQR, from the coding sequence ATGAAAAAGTGGGGATGGTTCGCTCTCATTGTTTTTAGTTTTCTCATTTGGCAAGCATGGTCGATTTACGGTGAGGCGATGGCGCCAAAACGGTCCATGGTGGAAAAAGCGCTCGCACGGGCGAAGGAAGCAGCCGGACTCGTCGACGTGAAGAAAGTCTATACATATTATGGGGAGGAAGCATGCACCGTATTCATCGGCCGGACGAAGCAAGGGGAAACGGACATCGTCGTTTGGGTGCCGGAAAAAGAGGGGGATATCGTCGTCAAGAGAGCGGACAGCGGCATTAGCGAGGCGGAAGCGCGCGCCATTTTACAGCGCAACCGACATCCGCAGCAAATGATTGACGCGACGCTTGGCATGGAAAAAGGCGTGCCTCTTTGGGAGTTGACATATATTGATGCAGAAGGAAGGTATTCGTTTTATTACCTCCATTTTGCGGATGGCGCGTTTCTGAAGAGGTACAGTTTTCAACGTTGA